A part of Terriglobales bacterium genomic DNA contains:
- a CDS encoding endonuclease MutS2 has protein sequence MPPAPILHTSARVLEFDSLREILLAYAASSLGRRRLETLAPASDPAWIERQQHLTAEIRQFLHAGGRFDFSGLTDPEPQLERARIEGVALEPAEIVSVVTLADRAAQWRDLALHPPAALEGAWDEVAVLSAGIADFGDFLRFFKSKILPDGTLDDRASPDLARIRREVEKQKRHIQDSLRVYLRRLAEGGALQEELVTIRGERFVIPVRVEQKRRVSGVVHGASSSGQTVFIEPLETIEQNNELVRLLEEEQAEVRRILLEMSRRIAAQAVAISAAAEVLAELELQFIKARFAAEYHCVPVRFGTGSLILEQARHPVLERSLRLHDAQVVPISLRLGEDHRQLVISGPNTGGKTVALKTIGLLALMAQAGIPVPATDAEFPVFDAVLADIGDYQSIEQNLSTFSAHVTNIEFISRTATPHSLVLLDELGSATDPQEGAALAVAIADHFRRLGALCVVSTHHTSLKVYAANTEGVLNAAVGFDEKTLRPTYELRLGVPGASAGINIAQRLGLNAEIIAAARARLGSDAQDVARFLDRLHEELRQAEEERARLARQEEEVARERSRLAARGMDEQRARVRELEKKLEGLLRDFEYRIRETLSAVQDRAASVKLSKDADRRLARLRREFREQFDSAVVAHSTGADRGDPHAQPALVRNVAEGDTVKLKSLGRSGIVRRQLDSDTFEIEVGAMKMRIPRSDIAEVAARAAESPVKAARARGIAVSLSEEDAGTPTELNVIGETVDEATRRVEKFLDRAFLAGLPRVRIVHGSGMGVLRKALRKYLEQHPHVASIAEPPQNEGGAGATVVELRV, from the coding sequence ATGCCCCCTGCGCCGATCCTCCATACCAGCGCCCGCGTCCTCGAATTTGACTCGCTGCGCGAGATTCTGCTCGCCTACGCCGCGTCTTCCCTGGGCCGCCGGCGGTTGGAAACCCTCGCGCCGGCCTCGGACCCTGCCTGGATCGAGCGCCAGCAGCATCTCACCGCCGAGATTCGGCAGTTCCTGCATGCAGGGGGTCGCTTCGATTTCTCCGGCCTCACGGATCCGGAACCGCAGCTCGAGCGCGCCCGCATCGAAGGCGTAGCCCTTGAACCGGCCGAGATCGTCTCCGTCGTCACGCTCGCCGATCGCGCTGCGCAATGGCGTGACCTGGCGCTTCATCCGCCGGCCGCCCTCGAAGGCGCATGGGATGAAGTCGCAGTGTTATCGGCCGGCATCGCCGACTTCGGCGACTTCCTTCGTTTCTTCAAGAGCAAGATTCTCCCGGACGGCACCCTCGATGACCGTGCTTCGCCCGACCTGGCCCGTATCCGCCGCGAGGTCGAAAAACAGAAGCGCCACATCCAGGATTCTCTCCGCGTCTACCTGCGCCGGCTGGCCGAAGGCGGCGCCTTGCAGGAGGAACTCGTCACCATTCGCGGGGAGCGCTTTGTCATCCCGGTCCGCGTGGAGCAGAAGCGCAGGGTTTCCGGCGTGGTGCACGGCGCAAGTTCCAGCGGCCAGACCGTCTTCATCGAGCCGCTCGAGACCATCGAGCAGAACAACGAACTGGTCCGCCTGCTGGAGGAAGAACAGGCCGAGGTCCGGCGCATCCTGCTGGAGATGAGCCGGCGCATCGCCGCCCAGGCTGTGGCCATCTCTGCCGCCGCGGAGGTGCTGGCCGAACTCGAACTGCAATTCATCAAGGCTCGCTTTGCCGCGGAGTACCACTGTGTTCCGGTCCGCTTCGGCACAGGCAGCCTGATCCTGGAACAGGCCCGGCACCCGGTGCTCGAGCGCAGCTTGCGGCTGCACGACGCTCAGGTCGTGCCCATCAGCCTGCGACTCGGCGAGGACCATCGTCAGCTCGTCATCAGCGGCCCCAACACCGGCGGCAAGACCGTCGCCCTGAAGACAATCGGACTCCTTGCGTTGATGGCACAGGCGGGCATCCCTGTGCCCGCGACAGACGCTGAATTTCCTGTCTTCGACGCCGTGCTGGCCGACATTGGCGACTACCAGTCCATCGAGCAGAATCTTTCGACCTTCTCCGCTCATGTGACCAACATCGAGTTCATCTCGCGCACCGCCACGCCGCACTCGTTGGTGCTGCTCGACGAACTCGGCTCCGCCACCGACCCGCAGGAAGGCGCCGCCCTCGCCGTCGCCATCGCCGACCACTTCCGTCGCCTGGGAGCGCTGTGCGTCGTTTCCACCCACCACACCTCGCTCAAGGTCTATGCTGCGAACACGGAGGGCGTGCTCAACGCCGCCGTCGGCTTCGACGAAAAGACGCTGCGTCCCACCTACGAGCTGCGTCTCGGCGTGCCCGGTGCTTCCGCCGGCATCAACATTGCGCAGCGCCTCGGTCTGAACGCGGAGATCATTGCTGCCGCCCGCGCCCGCCTCGGCTCGGACGCCCAGGACGTCGCCCGCTTTCTTGACCGCCTCCACGAAGAACTGCGTCAGGCGGAAGAAGAACGCGCTCGCCTCGCCCGCCAGGAGGAAGAAGTCGCCCGCGAGCGCTCGCGCCTGGCCGCTCGTGGCATGGACGAGCAGCGCGCCAGGGTCCGCGAGCTGGAGAAAAAGCTGGAAGGACTGCTGCGCGATTTCGAATACCGAATCCGCGAGACCCTCTCCGCTGTCCAGGACCGCGCCGCTTCGGTCAAGCTCTCGAAAGACGCCGACCGCCGCCTCGCCCGCCTGCGCCGCGAGTTCCGCGAGCAGTTCGATTCCGCCGTGGTCGCCCACTCCACCGGCGCCGACCGCGGCGACCCGCACGCCCAGCCGGCGCTGGTCCGCAACGTCGCCGAGGGCGATACCGTCAAGCTCAAGTCGCTCGGCCGCTCGGGCATCGTCCGCCGCCAGCTCGACTCCGACACGTTCGAGATCGAGGTCGGGGCCATGAAGATGCGCATCCCGCGCAGCGACATTGCCGAAGTCGCCGCCCGCGCTGCCGAATCGCCCGTCAAAGCCGCGCGCGCCCGCGGCATCGCCGTCTCGCTCTCCGAGGAAGATGCCGGAACGCCGACTGAACTCAACGTCATCGGCGAGACCGTGGACGAAGCCACCCGCCGCGTAGAAAAGTTCCTCGACCGCGCTTTTCTCGCCGGCCTTCCGCGCGTGCGCATCGTGCACGGTAGCGGTATGGGCGTCCTGCGCAAGGCCTTGCGCAAGTACCTCGAGCAGCACCCGCACGTGGCTTCCATCGCCGAACCCCCGCAGAACGAGGGTGGGGCAGGTGCGACCGTCGTGGAGTTACGAGTGTAG